tTCCAGAGAACTTGAGGATCTTGTCATTAGGGAGGAATAATATAAAGGCCCTCAATGGGCTGGTAAGTCATATATTAAACAGGATTACCAttaactaatgtttttttatcTTCCTTTTGtccttcctttttatttttagttcttttctttctttctctacaGTCATTATAACCTTCTAACTTAGAGAAATTTCAGAAGTCGTTACACATGCTAAATACATACTTTGAAGGCACATTATTTTGCATCatctgcatgtgtatgtgtttgtaggAGGCAGTAGGGGACACATTAGAAGAGTTGTGGATCTCCTATAACTTAATAGAGAAACTGAAGGGAATTCAGTCCATGAAGAACCTGAGAGTCCTCTATATGTCCAACAACCTGGTCAAAGAATGGGGTAAGCTACATTCATCAATACATGCTGAAATTGAAATAAACATAGTTACtatgttgtgtttatttgtggttCCATGAACATTTATGAGGCTAAGTGACCTGtttcaaaaaatgaaaactcCTTGTGCCTggcatattttgttttatttaagagGATAAATATGTCGgcagtgttttttaaatcagcTCTTCATGTCTGGTGGGCAGGAACATTGTCATTAATTCTTAATTAGTCACACAATGGTAAAAGCTTAAATATGGTAAACATTTAGAACTTTTAAGCAGAGGTCTTTCTAATAATTCATAATacttatttcaaaatatttttattagggtttcaaaaaggaaaaaaaaacaaacaaaacaaaacaagaaaaaaagaaacgcCAGGGTGGGGCAGACAGATTCCACAGCGCCACAGAGTATACATTAGTATGCAGACCAAACAAAAGTAGACATGATCCTGAGGCGATTACAATTATAACACTCAACATCCATAGAgtcaggttttattttttaaaattcttatGTCAACGGCTGAGTTAAAGCACATTGAGAGCTGATGTTTGGGTATTatgaaaatgagaaagaaaGGGTTGCCaaattttataattttttttctctgaaccGCTGGCAAAGAAGTGTAGCATCTATAATTTTAGGCAGAACATTATGTCTTGAAGCCACTGGTCTTaattgataataaaataataataacaattcatgttttttaaagttaaaggaatacttcaccccccaaatgacaaatgcatatcagttactcaccccttGTTgcattgaattcatgaagaaagcGTTCTTTTTCTCGCATGCCACCACAATGAACAACGATTTcaaaaattgagaaaattcttgattaaTTGAAGTAAAGGGGTCCGTGTTTGACAACagtaaaacaatataaatacatctgtttacaaactttcaCATAACgtgtgcagtataatcaaagtcctatttatccagtcgtatgctcaggacttcccaaacagacaacGGGGCACTAAGcttaaagtgaaacttatttattctctcttcaaagccagactccattgacaaaaacagtaattttacctcaccgaacacaggagctgctggtctatcacTGCCTCTGttggtagtttgtttgttttatcgtGTGACATTGCTGAATAGAagctaaccctttaaaacaccaaagtaacACAATAACCCAAACAACCTAACTGATCAAAGCTGcgaagaccagcagctcctgtgttctctGAGATAAAATgagtgtttttgtcagtggagtctggctctgaagagagcATAGGTATGTTTCACTTTACATTCAGTTCCCTGTCAAAAAGGgcttgggaagtactgagcatttgACTGGACAAATGAGATGTTGATATGCTGCAAAAGTAGTGTGAGAGCTTGTAAAGTGATGGTCTGATATAGTTTTGCACTTGTTAAACACAGTCCCCctttacttcagttcatcaaaaatTTTCCCACTTTTTGGATTCCTTGTTCACCGAGGTGAGTAACAGATATAAAGATGCTCATTTCTGGGGAgacgtattcctttaatgtGCTGGTGTTTTGTTGGTATTGCAATCCTAAATGTTTCACtcttttaattttacttttaatttggAATATGATGTGTTGTCTGTGCTGTGTAGGAGAGTTTGTGAGGCTAGCTGATCTGCCATGCCTCGTAGACCTGGTGTTTGTTGGGAATCCTCTGGAGGAGAAGCACTCAGCTGAGGGAACCTGGATGGATGAAGCCTGTAAAAGACTACCCAATCTGAAGAAATTAGATGGTAAGAGTGTTTCAGCAGCAATGTGTGTCAGAACTACTACCGATGTTCTATAGTCCTATTGTCATCACttcacagtaaaaacactaCTGGGTTTAAAACAATGAGAAAACCTGAGATTCCAGTgtatgttggaaaaaaaacaggaaataataaTGAGTAAATATTtactttggtttaaacagagcTGTTTCTTTCAAGGAAATATGCAAATTACATATTTCTTCCCAGAAAACTAATAAGTGAGACACTAACTTGGCAAGAAACTCCTGTACAACTAATAAGGAGGACTATCACTAAATTACAGACCCGTGAATGTTACAAAAAGCACTTGAAGGTCTGTGAAGTGAAAAGGAGAAACCATAAAAAAGTTGCTTCTCTGAAGATATGATTGGAGAtctctttttctgttgtttccAGGGACCCCAGTCatcaaacaggaagaggatgaaggagatggagagagctgagaCGCATAACTATCTGCAATACTACAATCCCTTTCTACCAGTCTTCCCTTTTTTAAGTTTTGTATAGTTTGTCATGGGGCTTTCTTTATATACAGTGAATTTTACAACAGCATGGACTTTGCTGTAGATGGACAAGCACATGATACACAGACGTGTATATTTTAAAATTAGAAAAGTCTGTTAAATTGTCAACACTGGAGGCCTTGTGGGCTTGGGACCAGAGGAGGTTTTGATGAGACTTCGTAAGTGGAAATAGatgataaacacatttcctaATGCTGCAGCATGTTGATTTTTTACTGTCAAACTATGAAGGATATTGATACTAATATTATTGTTCTTATTAACTGAATTGTAAATGTGGGAACTGGTGGTACAGTACTATTTGTGGGCCAAAAACACTTATAAAtttacaaagtgttttttaaatttatatgcCTCTCTATGCTTCAAGAACTAAAGCACAGTGTTGCACACACACTAGTGAGCAGGGGCATTTGTGTGGACCAGATGTTGATCAAATGATACAGTTACCTTCATGCTGCTGGACCTTTTCTAACCTAATAGGAGTCAGCTGTAAATAACACTGTCCTCCCCCACTATCCTCACCATGGAAAGACGGCCAAGTAGCGCTAAATATTAGCCTGATTATGTTtcatttacattacattgtGAAACAATTAATGGTTAGAAAATGTTGCTTGGACTGATATATTTTAGAGTCAATCACAAATGAAAATTCCAGCAAATAGTTGCAGCCTGCCATGGTACTTAGACAGCGCACTGTTCTTCCTAGTTGTTATCAACATTTAGGAATATGTTGAAATCAGGGTCTATCACCATACTCTGACTTCTCAGGTAGTAAGCAGTAGTAGCATTAAAAAAGGAGGAGGTTAGTATTTCCTATCCTTAATATGGAACATGAAGGGACCATCTCTATCTCCAGCTACACCACAGCAGCCTTTGGGCAGGACTGAAGAGTTAACAGAGCTGAGAGTGAAAACTTACATGACCAGAATACATC
This Epinephelus lanceolatus isolate andai-2023 chromosome 15, ASM4190304v1, whole genome shotgun sequence DNA region includes the following protein-coding sequences:
- the dnal1 gene encoding dynein axonemal light chain 1, with the translated sequence MAKATTVKEALAKWEEKSGEKVSETKAIKLYGQVPPIEKMDASLSTLTNCEKLSLSTNCIEKITNLNGLKNLRILSLGRNNIKALNGLEAVGDTLEELWISYNLIEKLKGIQSMKNLRVLYMSNNLVKEWGEFVRLADLPCLVDLVFVGNPLEEKHSAEGTWMDEACKRLPNLKKLDGTPVIKQEEDEGDGES